A DNA window from Solanum lycopersicum chromosome 3, SLM_r2.1 contains the following coding sequences:
- the LOC101251462 gene encoding protein SIEVE ELEMENT OCCLUSION B-like: protein MASHALVPAAATTRGLKPTQQAMTKRERPVFSLSDDHAMSKKILDTHNPDGREVDVNVILHIVEDVFQHSYPAAMDGVLNGAGAHHLEGNIEALKLEEKASLAFDGILEGLAYIIHKVSCELTCKCSSGGHDAHSTTMSVLGMLSGYQWDAKLVISLAAFAVTYGEFWLVAQMFATHPLAKSVAILKQLPDIMEHSASLRSRFDAINELIKAILEVTKIIMEFKKLPSQYITEDQPPLSVAISHIPTAVYWTIKSIVACASQLTTLLGMSYDMIVATTADTWEMSSSTHKLKNISEHLRVELNRCYAHIQEKMHVEYFQMLVHLFEATQFDNMKIMRAMIYIKDDLLPLEVGTTHTRASVEVLRRKTVLLLLSDLDASHEEILVLSQIYLESRSRPEFQYEIVWLPIVDRSKGWNDAQEQKFKELQALMPWYTLHHPSLLEPAIVKFVKEKWHFTKKMMLVTLDPQQGKVACPNAIHMAWIWGNLAYPFTLSKEESLWNMESWRLELVVDGIDPNLIDWMASGKFICLYGGEDMDWIRNFTKSARSVAQKAGIDLQMLYVGKSNNKERVRRINSMITAENLSYCLMDLTSVWYFWTRIESMFYSKMQLGKTIQEDKVMQEVLTMLSFDGSDQGWALISRGSFEMARAKSQIITKTLDDYTVWEEDARVKGFVPALIEYFLQLHTPEHCNRLILPGLDGDIPEMIVCAECGRPMERFFMYRCCTD from the exons ATGGCAAGTCATGCTTTGGTGCCTGCAGCAGCAACAACTCGTGGTCTGAAGCCTACTCAACAGGCAATGACTAAGCGAGAACGCCCCGTTTTCTCCTTGTCTGATGATCATGCTATGTCTAAGAAAATCCTGGATACTCACAATCCTGATGGTCGTGAAGTTGATGTTAATGTCATTCTCCACATTGTTGAGGACGTGTTTCAACATTCCTATCCTGCTGCCATGGATGGCGTGCTTAAT GGCGCGGGAGCTCATCATCTTGAAGGTAATATTGAAGCATTGAAGTTGGAAGAAAAGGCCTCACTTGCTTTCGATGGCATACTCGAAGGATTGGCTTATATCATACACAAAGTCTCTTGCGAG TTAACATGCAAGTGCTCAAGTGGAGGTCATGATGCACATTCAACAACAATGTCAGTCTTAGGGATGCTCTCTGGCTACCAATGGGACGCGAAACTAGTCATATCTTTAGCAGCATTTGCCGTTACTTATGGTGAATTCTGGCTGGTGGCTCAGATGTTTGCCACTCATCCCTTGGCCAAATCTGTGGCCATCTTAAAACAACTACCAGACATCATGGAACATAGTGCTAGCCTCAGGTCTCGATTCGATGCCATCAATGAACTCATCAAGGCCATTTTGGAAGTAACCAAAATCATAATGGAATTCAAGAAGCTTCCTTCTCAGTACATTACTGAAGATCAACCACCTTTGTCTGTCGCGATCAGTCACATTCCTACTGCTGTTTATTGGACTATTAAAAGTATTGTTGCTTGTGCTTCCCAACTAACTACCCTTCTTGGAATGAGCTATGA CATGATAGTAGCTACCACAGCAGACACATGGGAAATGTCAAGCTCCACACACAAGCTGAAAAATATAAGCGAACACCTCAGAGTTGAACTAAACCGTTGCTATGCTCATATTC AGGAAAAGATGCACGTCGAGTACTTCCAAATGCTGGTGCACCTCTTTGAGGCAACACAATTCGACAACATGAAGATAATGAGGGCGATGATTTATATCAAGGATGACTTACTTCCACTTGAAGTCGGAACCACTCACACAAGG GCTAGTGTTGAAGTGCTAAGAAGAAAGACTGTTCTACTGCTGCTGTCAGATCTTGATGCTAGCCATGAGGAGATATTAGTACTGTCTCAAATTTACCTTGAGTCAAGGTCAAGGCCAGAATTTCAATACGAAATAGTGTGGCTTCCAATTGTGGATCGATCAAAGGGATGGAATGACGCGCAGGAACAAAAATTTAAGGAGTTGCAAGCACTTATGCCATGGTACACATTGCACCATCCATCCTTGTTAGAGCCAGCAATCGTCAAATTCGTCAAAGAGAAGTGGCATTTCACAAAGAAAATGATGCTTGTAACCTTGGATCCACAACAGGGCAAAGTTGCCTGTCCCAATGCTATTCACATGGCTTGGATTTGGGGAAATTTGGCCTATCCCTTCACTCTTTCAAAAGAGGAATCTCTCTGGAATATGGAATCTTGGAGACTTGAGCTCGTTGTTGATGGCATTGATCCCAACTTAATCGATTGG ATGGCAAGTGGTAAATTTATCTGTTTATATGGAGGAGAAGACATGGATTGGATCCGTAATTTCACAAAATCCGCACGAAGCGTGGCACAGAAAGCTGGGATCGACCTACAAATGTTATATGTAGGAAAGAGCAACAACAAGGAGAGAGTTAGAAGGATCAACAGCATGATAACCGCAGAAAATCTGAGTTACTGTTTGATGGACTTGACATCAGTTTGGTACTTCTGGACAAGAATTGAGAGCATGTTCTACTCAAAAATGCAGCTAGGGAAAACCATCCAAGAGGATAAAGTTATGCAAGAAGTGTTGACAATGCTGAGCTTCGATGGAAGTGATCAAGGGTGGGCGCTCATAAGCAGGGGATCATTCGAGATGGCTCGAGCTAAAAGCCAGATAATTACCAAGACATTGGACGATTACACAGTTTGGGAAGAAGACGCTAGAGTTAAAGGATTTGTGCCAGCACTTATTGAATACTTCTTGCAATTGCATACTCCTGAGCATTGCAATCGCTTAATTCTCCCAGGACTTGATGGCGATATTCCTGAAATGATTGTTTGTGCTGAATGTGGAAGGCCAATGGAGAGGTTCTTCATGTACCGTTGCTGCACTGATTGA
- the LOC101251765 gene encoding protein SIEVE ELEMENT OCCLUSION B-like: protein MASNALVSAATTRGVKPTQHAMVKRERPIFSLSDDHAMFKKILDTHDPDGREVDVDVILHIVKDVFQHSYPAAMDGVLNGTGTDHLEANVGALKLEEKTSLAFDGILEGLAYIIHKVSCELTCNCSSGGHDTHSTTMSVLEMLSNYHWDAKLVVCLAAFAVTYGEFWLVAQLFGTHPLAKSVAILKQLPDIMEHHGSLKSRFDAINELIKAILDVTKSIMEFKKLPSQYITEDQPPLSVAITHVPTAVYWTIKSIVACAFQLTTLSGMSYDMIVATTADTWEMSSSTHKLKNISEHLRAELNRCYQHIQEKMHIEYFQMLVHLFEATQFDNMKIMRAMIYIKDDLLPLEVGTTQTRAIVEVLRRKTVLLLLSDLEASHEEILVLSQIYLESRSRPEFQYEIVWLPIVDRSKGWNDAQEQKFKELQALMPWYTLHHPSLLEPAIAKFVKEKWHFSKKMMLVTLDPQQGKVACPNAIHMTWIWGNLAYPFTLSKEESLWNMESWRLELVVDAIDPNLIDWMASGKFICLYGGEDMDWIRSFTKSAQSVAKRAGIELQMLYVGKSNNKERVRKINSTITDENLSNCLTDLTSVWYFWTRIESMFYSKMQLGKTIQEDKIMQEVLTMLSFDGSDQGWALISRGSFEMARAKSQIITKTLEDYTTWEESAKTKGFVPALIEYFLQLHTPEHCNRLILPGLDGDIPDVIVCAECGRPMERFFMYRCCTD from the exons ATGGCAAGTAATGCTTTGGTGTCTGCAGCAACAACTCGCGGTGTGAAGCCTACTCAACATGCAATGGTTAAGAGAGAACGCCCGATTTTCTCGTTGTCTGATGATCATGCTATGTTTAAGAAAATCCTGGATACTCACGATCCTGATGGTCGTGAAGTTGATGTTGATGTCATTCTCCACATTGTTAAGGACGTGTTTCAACATTCCTATCCTGCTGCCATGGATGGCGTGCTTAAT GGCACGGGAACTGATCATCTTGAAGCTAATGTTGGAGCATTGAAGTTAGAAGAGAAGACCTCACTTGCCTTTGATGGCATACTCGAAGGATTGGCTTATATCATACACAAAGTCTCTTGCGAG TTAACATGCAACTGCTCAAGTGGAGGTCATGATACACATTCAACAACAATGTCAGTCTTAGAGATGCTCTCTAACTACCATTGGGACGCGAAACTAGTCGTATGTTTAGCAGCATTTGCCGTTACCTATGGTGAATTCTGGCTGGTGGCTCAGCTGTTTGGCACTCATCCCTTGGCCAAATCTGTGGCCATCTTAAAACAACTGCCAGATATCATGGAACATCATGGTAGCCTCAAGTCTCGATTCGATGCCATTAATGAACTCATCAAGGCCATTTTGGATGTAACCAAAAGCATAATGGAATTCAAGAAGCTTCCGTCTCAGTACATCACTGAAGATCAACCACCTTTGTCTGTCGCGATTACTCACGTTCCTACTGCTGTTTATTGGACAATTAAAAGTATTGTTGCTTGTGCTTTCCAACTTACTACTCTTTCTGGAATGAGCTATGA CATGATAGTAGCTACCACAGCAGACACATGGGAAATGTCAAGCTCCACACACAAGCTGAAAAATATAAGCGAACACCTCAGAGCTGAATTAAACCGTTGCTATCAGCATATTC AGGAAAAGATGCACATCGAGTACTTCCAAATGCTGGTGCACCTCTTTGAGGCAACGCAATTCGACAACATGAAGATAATGAGGGCGATGATTTATATCAAGGATGATTTACTTCCACTTGAAGTCGGGACCACTCAAACAAGG GCTATTGTTGAAGTGCTAAGAAGAAAGACTGTTCTACTACTGCTGTCAGATCTTGAGGCTAGCCATGAGGAGATATTAGTACTGTCTCAAATTTACCTTGAGTCAAGGTCAAGGCCAGAATTTCAATACGAAATAGTGTGGCTTCCAATTGTGGATCGATCAAAGGGATGGAATGACGCGCAGGAACAAAAATTTAAGGAGTTGCAAGCACTTATGCCATGGTACACATTGCACCATCCATCCTTGTTAGAGCCAGCAATCGCCAAGTTCGTCAAAGAGAAGTGGCATTTCTCAAAGAAAATGATGCTTGTAACCTTGGATCCACAACAGGGCAAAGTTGCCTGTCCCAATGCTATTCACATGACTTGGATTTGGGGAAATTTGGCCTATCCCTTCACTCTTTCAAAAGAGGAATCTCTCTGGAATATGGAATCTTGGAGACTTGAGCTCGTGGTCGATGCCATTGATCCCAACTTAATCGATTGG ATGGCAAGTGGTAAATTTATCTGTTTATATGGAGGAGAAGACATGGATTGGATCCGTAGTTTCACAAAATCAGCACAAAGCGTGGCAAAGAGAGCTGGGATCGAACTACAAATGTTATATGTAGGAAAGAGCAACAACAAGGAGAGAGTTAGAAAGATCAACAGCACGATAACGGATGAAAATCTGAGTAACTGTTTGACGGACTTAACATCAGTTTGGTACTTCTGGACAAGAATTGAGAGCATGTTCTACTCAAAAATGCAGCTTGGGAAGACCATCCAAGAGGATAAAATTATGCAAGAAGTGTTGACAATGCTGAGCTTCGATGGAAGTGATCAAGGGTGGGCGCTCATAAGCAGGGGATCATTCGAGATGGCTCGAGCTAAAAGTCAGATAATTACCAAGACATTGGAAGATTACACAACTTGGGAAGAAAGCGCAAAAACTAAAGGATTTGTGCCAGCACTTATTGAATACTTCTTGCAATTGCACACTCCTGAGCATTGCAATCGCTTAATTCTTCCAGGACTTGATGGCGATATTCCTGATGTGATTGTTTGTGCTGAATGTGGAAGGCCAATGGAGAGGTTCTTCATGTACCGTTGCTGCACTGATTGA
- the LOC101251171 gene encoding protein-L-isoaspartate O-methyltransferase 1, translating into MPSSISLHSVSAIAYGFRYRAPLKHTCLLYAHHLHSFLRQKSPLFSSSFCRVLNPYSFTGNSRFSRMEQFWSGSAVNRNKGMTEQLRRCGVIKSQKVIEIMETVDRGLFVPEGTPAYVDSPMSIGYNATISAPHMHAMCLELLEDRLQPGMHALDVGSGTGYLTACFALMVGPQGRVVGVEHIPELVAWSIKNVEKSAAAPLLKEGSLSLHVGDGRKGWAEHAPYDAIHVGAAAADVPQDLIDQLKPGGRMVIPVGTFFQDLRVIDKKLDGSISVRSETSVRYVPLTSREAQIKGTD; encoded by the exons ATGCCGTCTTCTATATCCTTACATTCTGTGTCAGCTATAGCGTATGGTTTCCGCTACCGTGCGCCTTTAAAGCACACTTGTTTATTATACGCCCACCATCTCCATAGTTTTCTTCGCCAAAAATCTCCTCTCTTCTCTTCATCCTTTTGCCGTGTCCTAAATCCATATTCCTTCACGGGGAACTCTCGATTCTCTCGAATGGAG CAATTTTGGAGTGGAAGTGCCGTTAACAGAAACAAGGGAATGACTGAGCAGTTGCGAAGATGTGGAGTCATAAAATCACAGAAAGTAATAGAAATAATGGAAACTGTAGATAGGGGTTTGTTTGTACCTGAGGGTACTCCTGCTTACGTTGATAGCCCCATGAGTATAGGTTACAATGCCACTATCTCAGCACCTCATATGCATGCTATGTGTCTTGAATTATTGGAGGATAGGTTGCAGCCTGGCATGCATGCTCTTGATGTTGGTTCAG GAACGGGGTATCTCACAGCATGTTTTGCTCTGATGGTTGGACCACAAGGTCGAGTTGTTGGTGTGGAACATATACCAGAGTTGGTTGCGTGGTCAATCAAGAATGTTGAAAAGAGTGCAGCAGCTCCTTTATTAAAAGAAGGGTCCCTCTCATTGCATGTTGGTG ACGGGAGGAAGGGTTGGGCAGAGCACGCACCTTATGACGCTATTCACGTTGGAGCAGCTGCAGCTGATGTTCCACAGGACCTCATTGACCAGTTAAAGCCCGGGGGAAGGATGGTAATTCCAGTGGGTACTTTTTTTCAAGACCTCAGGGTTATAGACAAAAAATTGGATGGTTCAATAAGTGTTCGAAGTGAGACTTCTGTCCGTTATGTTCCACTGACTAGTCGAGAAGCGCAGATAAAGGGCACTGACTAG
- the LOC101250878 gene encoding 28 kDa ribonucleoprotein, chloroplastic — translation MSSLTKPLIKNLSMATNSCLISLPPFFTTTKSMSFISTPLKPISLSSSLSLKKTTTQFPSIVSVVAALQDDDSSVGLEDKEQGGEALSFDFASVGDAGESDEAEAEVEAEEYQEPPEDAKLFVGNLPYDIDSEGLAQLFQQAGVVEIAEVIYNRETDRSRGFGFVTMSTVEEAEKAVVLYNRYDLNGRLLTVNKAARRGSQPERPPRTFQPTYRIYVGNIPWDIDDARLEQVFSEHGKVVSARVVYDRESGRSRGFGFVTMSSEAEMSEAIANLDGQTLDGRTIRVNAAEERPRRNTF, via the exons ATGTCTTCTCTTACCAAACCCTTAATCAAGAATTTATCAATGGCGACCAATTCTTGCCTTATCTCTCTTCCACCCTTCTTCACTACAACCAAATCCATGTCTTTTATTTCAACCCCATTAAAACCCATCTCCCTTTCTTCCTCTTTATCTCTTAAAAAGACCACTACCCAATTCCCATCTATTGTTTCTGTAGTGGCTGCTCTGCAAGATGATGACAGCAGTGTTGGCCTTGAAGATAAAGAGCAAGGTGGGGAAGCGCTTAGCTTTGATTTTGCAAGTGTTGGTGATGCAGGGGAGAGTGATGAGGCTGAGGCTGAGGTAGAGGCAGAGGAGTATCAAGAACCTCCGGAAGATGCGAAATTGTTTGTTGGGAATTTACCCTATGATATAGACAGTGAGGGGTTGGCACAGTTGTTCCAACAGGCTGGTGTTGTTGAGATTGCTGAG GTCATTTACAATAGGGAGACTGATAGGAGTCGTGGATTCGGGTTTGTGACAATGAGCACCGTGGAAGAAGCTGAGAAAGCTGTAGTACTGTACAACCGTTAT GATCTCAATGGAAGGCTCTTGACAGTCAACAAAGCTGCTCGAAGAGGATCACAGCCAGAACGTCCACCTCGAACATTTCAGCCTACTTACAGAATCTATGTTGGCAACATCCCATGGGACATTGATGATGCACGCCTTGAGCAAGTCTTCAGTGAACATGGCAAAGTAGTAAGTGCTCGGGTGGTTTATGACAGAGAGTCTGGAAGGTCACGAGGCTTTGGTTTTGTGACAATGTCAAGTGAAGCTGAGATGAGTGAAGCAATAGCCAACCTTGATGGACAG ACTTTGGATGGGAGGACGATCAGGGTAAATGCTGCTGAAGAAAGACCTAGGCGCAACACATTTTGA